The genomic DNA CTAGAGAGGATGAAGAGAACAACGTTAAGTATGCACGCTACTTAGTGGATCGTTATGTTGTCGATAATACAGATGATGTCGATGTAGCGGTGTATACCAGTATATGTGAGTACAAGGATGGTTGTGTACAAGCAAGTGGTGAGCTCGCACCGTTCAGCGACTTTGTGGTGAGGGCGACGGCCAAATACACGTCTTGGATTGCATACGAAGACGTGAATTTAAAGCCTGAGTTTTCAGTCAGTGGCCGAGCTGTGACGCGCAAATATCTTCCTCAGCCAGTAGACGTTTACTTTATTGGTGACTTCAGTGGTTCTATGGGTAACCCATGGAAGAACGGAAAAATGAAGTTAGATGTCGTGAAAGAAACCATTAAGCGAGTCGTCGATGACATTGAGGAGTTTAATTCGGAGGAAAAAAGCCGAGTTGCTTTGCTCGGGTACAACCCGCTCCATGTTAAACAATCTGACGAGATAGTAAGACTTAACGCTTATGGCTATCGTGCTTCATGGCGAAAGAAACATGCTTATGACTACGCTCGGAACTCTCCTGCGACAACGGTTAGACGAATGTTTGATGAACCAACCTTGTATAACGAGATTATAGAGCCATCGCATGGAATGAGTCGATACGAAGTAGAGCGACTTTATAAGCGAAACAATGATTTTGATGATTACTTCAAGTTTTACGATATTCCACTGACTGAGGATTATGACAATTTTCGAGCTCAGTTAATGAGTGCTCAGTTGAAAGCTGGTGGAGGTACCTCTTCTTGGAACGGAATCATTGCTGCAGCACAAGAAGCCAATAAGGCGACTAACCTTAACCCTGAACAGGTGTTTATTGTGTTATCCGATGGTAGCGATAGCGACGAAACCTACTTACAGAAATTGGTGGATCGGGGGTTATGTAAAAAGCTGCGCTCAACCATTTCAGCTAAAAGAAATCGTTTCCAGAGTAATGCACCAACTGAAGCTGAGAAAACAAAAGTGACAATGGGTGTTATTGGTATCAACTATCGCGTCCAAGCAAGTGATGGCTTTGGAGACTGCTTCGGCAAGAAAAACATTTATCACGCCAAAGATGGTGAAGATGTGTACAAGTATATTTTGAATTTGATTAATGAAGAAACAGGAAAACTTAAGGATTAAAATGAGATACATAGTGATTATTTCTATGATGCTGCTCTCTCCAGTTGGCTATGCGAATTGCTTGGGCAATGTCGATGAATATATAACATCGACCAAGTTGGTCTCTTCTCATTTTGTGACGACTCAAGTAACGGGTAGATTGTTAGAGCGTGATGAAATACCGCAGAATGAGCTACTCAATAAAGAGAGTGAGGTGATCCAAATCGCGGCTCAAGACGATGTGTGTTTCTATGACAAAGCGACACAATCTCTAGTACTTAATTATCCAATCAACGTGTATAAGTTGGATGAAAGTCATAAACAAGTACTGGAACAATACCTAAGCTTAGTCGACGATAAATCAAAGATTTTTATTGAAGGCCATGCTGACAGTCTTGGTAGTGAAAGCTACAACAAAGCGCTTTCATCACGTCGTGCGGGGCAAGTGACTAGCTATTTGAAGGAAGATCTTCGCCAAGGAACTCGCATCGTTGAATATGCGTATGGCGAAAGCGCACCCATTTGTAAGGTTGCGGACAACAAGGCAACAGGTTGCAATCGACGAGTTGTCATCACCGTTAAGTCATAATGGGCTTTGTTTTCATTGTCTGTGTTTTTATTCTCTGGGCTGCAGCCTTGAGTGGTGTATAACGAAACTCAAATAAAACAAAAGGGAGCCAATTTTGGCTCCCTTTTTAGTCTTATTATATCTGTGAATCACTACACCGCTAAGCAACTAAACCATAGGTTCTGGTTGATCTTGAATTGACTCTGAGGGAGTAAGATATTCGCACAGCTCTTCGTATGGGATAGGGCGTGAGAAGTAGTAGCCTTGCATCAAATCACAGCCGCAAGCTTTGAGGATAGCAAAGTGTTCGCTTGATTCCACACCTTCCGCTAACACCACCATTCCGAAGTTCTTACCGATAGCAATGATGTTTTGCACCATGGTTAGCGACTGCTGGTCTACTGCAATATTCTCAATGAAGCTTTTATCGATTTTAAGCTCGTCGATAGGCAGTGCTTTCAACATACTCAATGATGAATAGCCAGTACCGAAATCATCTAAAGAGATCTTAATGTGGTTCTGTTTGAGGCCTTCGAAAATTGGTTTCACTAACGTGACATCTTCAATGAACAAGCTTTCAGTGATTTCTAGTGTCAAACAGCTTGGTGAGAACTGGTATTTCTCAAGCGTGGCTAACAGGTGTTCAGAGAACGATTTATGAGAGAACTGGCGCACCGAGATGTTGATCGATAACCCGATCTCTTGCTCGGTCGTTCTATGCAAATGAGCGATTTGCATGATACTTGACTCGATTATAAACGTGCCGAGTTTATGCATTAAGCCAGTGCTCTCCGCGACGGGGATAAACACATCGGGAGGAACAAAACCTAACTCGTCATCAACCCAGCGCACAAGAGCCTCAACACCGTCAATACTCTCATCTGTCCGTACTAAAGGTTGGAAAGCCATGAATAGTGTTTGCTTCTCGATAGCAATACGCAGCCTTTGTTCGACTTTCATCTTGTAGAGGTGAGCGTCTTGCATTGCTGTAGTGAAAATGCTGTATGAGTTTTGCTGCTGTTTGGCTTTGTACATTGAGATGTCCGCAGAGCGAAGCAGGCTATCAAGGTCTTTACCATGCTCAGGGAAACGTGCAATTCCGATGCTACAGCCTAATAGGAATTGAGAGTTTTGCACTTCATAGGGTTGAGATAGCACCTCAATGATACGCTCTGCGAGTCGTTTAATTTCAGACTCACTGGTTATTGGAGTTAAAAACAGAAACTCGTCGCTCGATTCACGCACCAAGAGGCTCAATCGAGAGCGGAATCGCATTAAACGCAGCGCTATTTGTTTAAGAACCTTGTCACCAAAATCATGCCCGTGCGTATCGTTGACGCATTTAAAGTTATCGATATCGATGAACAGCAGTGAGAATTGCTCTGACTCACTTGCCACCCATTTATCGATGTTCTTACGCATGTATAAACGGTTTGGCAGTGTTGTGAGAGGGTCGTGGTTCGCTTGGTAGATAAGTTGACTACGAGTGCGCTGCTCATTCTTCGCAATAGACTTAACCAAAATGTAGAAACCACACTGGATCAAAATAAAAATAATGAAAAGAATGCCAAATTCTTCGATAAAGACGGTATCGACGTGTGCGAGGTCGGTGCGACCAACGACCCAAAGTTTATAATCCGGCAGGTACTTAGCGCTCAGTAGAGAGTGGAATTTATTATCACTGACAACAAATGAGTAGGTCTCTTTTCCCGTTTTCGCTTCTTGTACAGTAGCGCTGACTTGCTCTGAAAAGTTAACGCTCACGCGCTGAAGCAGGTCGCTGTCTACTGGTTTGAGGTAAGCATCAAGAGACTCGATGTCACTAGAAAAGAACTGACGGTACTTATCTTGTCGTAACAAGGTCAGTGTGTTGTAACTGCCAGCATGCGCGTTGTTTTCAAATACTATGGTGCTATCTAAACGTAATCCCGCGGTCATCACGGCATCAATGCTATTACCATCCACTGAAATCGATTTTCTTAACGGAATAACTAGGGTATCTAGGGACTTTTGAAAATAGGTTCGCCCTAAAACCATCCTGTCACTTGAAAGCGCTTCTAGAAAGGAATCTCGAGTTTGTGGAAGCTCAAGTAAGTTGTCTTGGTCTGCCAGTTTGAGGTTTGAGCTAACAGATAAGTAATCGCCCTGTGTGTTAAGCAAGCCAAATGCAGCAATCGCTGGATGAGTCTCAAGCAATTTATCCAATATTGGACGAATTTGAATAGCGGCAGTACGAGTGAAGTCAGACTGTTGAGCCAGTTGGTGTCCAACGACTTCTAAGAGTGCCTCTTGGCTTGTGAGTAGTGAACTGACCGAGCTCGAAAACAGCTCGACTTGAATATGCTGCTGCTCAATGAAGTCTTCTCTATTGGCTTGCCATTTTGTTACACCTAGCACAGTGAAAAGTATCAAGGTGAGCAGTACGACTAGAGCGTACAGCGACCAGATATTTTTCTTAAATAGAGCCATGGAATGCCTTTTTGGGTTACGACTTTGAACAGAGTGCACGAGACAAACTATTGAGCGCCAATATGATGTATTAAGCTTGTAAGACACATCGATAATGACTAATGATTAAATAGTGTAACGACTAGGTATCGGGATTCTTGAGTAAAAAATTAACATTTATATCAACAATAATGGTTAGTGTTTGATTAATAGAATTTTATTGTTGGCTCATTGCTGAGAGTTTAGCCGAGAGCCGTTACGATATAATAACAAAGTGCTTACCCATGTTAGGAGTAAGCTCATTATGCATGCGGAGTATATTCTAATAGTGGCAGTAAGCGAAGTTGAATTACTGCTTTGTTACGGCGATGGGCAGGCTTTCGTTCGCGCCCCATTCTGTCCATGAGCCATCGTAAATTCCCATTTCATCCGAGTATCCCGCCAATTTTGCGGCTAATAAAATGATGCAGGCAGTCACACCTGAACCACAGCTAAAGAACATTGGTTGAGTTGGCGCTAAGTCCAGCGTAGAAAAGATTTCTACAAGCTCGCTCTGTGGTTTCAACTTACCATTGTTCAGCACTTGTGCGAATGGTAGACAAACTGAGTTTGGGATATGCCCGCTGCGTAATCCAGCTCTTGGCTCAGGCACTTCTGAATCGAAACGAGCTTGAGATCGTGCATCTAGAATATTGGCACTCTTGTTCTCTGAATAGCTTAGGACTTGCTTGGCATCTACAAAGTAGTTGTCTTGAATGTTGCCTTCGAAATTGCCCAGCGTGACTTCAGCTCTGTACGATGTGTCTGTTGCGTAACCCGCATCAATCCATGCAGGTAAGCCGCCATCTAAGATGTAAACATCCTGATGTCCCATTGCCATAAACATCCACCAAGCGCGAGGCGAAGCGAAAGTACCCGAGTTATCGTAAACCACAATGGTGCTGTCTTGGTTGATACCAATTTCACGTGCACGAGTGTTGAAGTGTTTTTCGGAAGGGAACATGTGAGGGAGTAGGGTATGTTTGTTGCTGAAGTCTTTGTCGTAGTCGAAACGAATTGCCCCAGGAATCATTTTTCCTTTGATCTTTTCAGACTCACTTGGAATTTGAAATTCGATACTGGCGTCTAAGATGATGATGTTGTCTTGCTCTAACAAACGTTGTTGAAGTTGTTCTGGTGAAATGAGTGGCTGATTCATTCTTATTGTATCCATTCTTGTTGTAGTTATAGCTGTTGTTATATGACGGCTAAGGTGCAGCTCTACAGTGGATAAACTGATAGCTGCTTTGTCCGGTGATTTGGTTACTTAATGTATCAAGCGAGACCACAGAATCAATAGGGCAGTCTGTGGTCGGCGCAATGGATACGCGAAATACACTGTTGTCTTGAGTTTGAACCGTAAGATACCGCCTGTGTCCATCTAATGACTGAGTGAGTGTATTCGAAATCACTTTGGCTTCAATGCGCTGCCCAGTTTGTGAAGTCAGTGGAAAGTAAGCAAGAGCAACTAATACGCCTACACCGCACATTAAGATAAATAGACCTAGTTTTAACTGTTTCATGAGAGTAAGTCTTTGAAGGTTATCTTGAAAATATAAGTTAGATTCGAAGTAAAGTGAATGAACTCTAATCAGATAATTTTCATTGTTATTGGTTTGGAGCGATCAAAAAAGTGAGCATTGCTGCTCACTTTTGGTTGTGGATATTCGAAGCTAAACTTTCATTACCACACGATCTGAGAGTTGCTGCTCGATACTACTTTTTGTAGAGGTGGCTGTCCGTCGTAAAACCAAATCTCAACGAGAAGTGAATCGTGGCTGACTGGGCTCGCGAAATTAGAGGCGAACACACCATTGTTTAATGACCCTGCAATCACTTTGCTTGAGTAGTCTGGTTTCAATGTCGAGTCGTCACGAGTACTAAAACGGCTATACACGGTAACAAATGAACGGCCTGTTGAAATACTACTGATATCGATGTCGATATCAAACTGCTCTACAGAGCTGTAATCAAAACCATCGGGTACCACTAAATCACTCATAGTATAAGTTGGTTCCGCTGCTGCACTGGCTACTGGAGACGGTGATGGCGTTGCAGTTACTGGCGTTGCAGGTGTCGCCGGTGATGATGGTGAAGGAGAAGCCGTGCTGCCCCCACCGCCACCTCCGCCCCCACCACAACCTGCTAGTAGGAGTGGGGCTGTAGCTAAAACTACGGTCATTGTTTTCTTTATGTTCCAAGAGCTTTGTGCAGACATATTATTTTCCTTAGAGAGGTTGCTTCTCAACTCAACGTTATGATGTTCGCGATTATGTTTATCTTTGATACTCATGACGTCTCTCCTTATGGCTCGTAACATTGGTTGTCTGCTGGTGATGTGTACCAAGTTTGGTTATTGTCACCACCTGACTCTGCCCATTGCTTAAACTCTGGGTAAGCAGTTACGATATCCACGTATTCTTGTGGCCATTCCCACTCTTCTGTTGACGTGATAATCAGTGCCCAAGGGTGGTTTTCTGCTGTTTTGAAATATTTACCTGTTGCCGGGTCGCTATCGTCAACACCGATTCCGGAATCAAATAGGTTCACTGTGTCAAAGGCCTCGGTTGGTGCTTGGTCTGGCAAGTGAACTTCCCAACTACGTCCTGGGTGCATCGGTAGGTTGTCGCCGTGATAGTAGCCCGGTGTTGCAAAAATGAAGGGGTCGTAAGGCATGTCTGTCCACGACGCAGTATTCACACCGTCGCCTGATAAGTTGATACCGATTTGGAATGCGAACTGTTCATCTTCTTTACAAGCGTTGCTTGTACGGTAGAAGGCGCATGAAGTATTCGCTTTTTCAGACAAGTCTTCAGCGGCGATAAAGATAGCTTCACTACGACCGTCTTCCATACCTAAATCGGTGAATACGCCATTGTGTTTCATGTATGAGTTAACGGTATCTACCGAGCTTGGTGCAAGGTTTGGTAGGCGAATCGCAAAGCCATTTTTGTAGGTTGCCCCCACAGCCGCTAGGCGACCATCGATGGTAGACTTAACAACCTTACCGTCTTTTAAGATCTCAGTGATGCGATACATGATAACGGCATCATTCATGTCATAGTCGGCTTTATAAGGCCAATTGTCTTCATACGCTAGGGTGGCGTAGCCAGAAGCACTTGGGAAGTAACGAGCCGTTGCGCCATCATTAAGAACATCGATTTGAATATCGACCACCTCACCAGAGGTAGAACCACCAAAGTAGCTCAGGTTAGTTTGTTGGCTGAATCTGAATCGAGCCCAAGTGGTACCCGTTAAGGCATTAATATCGACATTTAAGAATAATTCGTTCTCACCGGCCGCCAATAAATAATCGGTAAAGACTTGTTCGTTGGCGCCGTCGAAGCTGCCGTCTTGGTTCCAATCTATCCAAGCTGAAAGGTAACCTGTTGTTGAAGCTTCAATAACAACTTTTGAGTCCAATCCGGCTTCAAGTCCTGTAACGAAGCCGATACCACCGTTAACCCATTCGTCATCAATACCGACGCTTTCATCGGATTGTGGAGAAACGTACCCATCCAGATCTGCATCTGGTGCATCTGTCCCTAGCCATGTAACACCATCAAGCTCATGTCGAGGACCATTACTCGCTAGTAGAGTTAGGTAGCTGTCTGGCGCGTCACCGAAGTCGATGTTTGAATCTTCATCAACAACAGGTGCGTTGGCACAACGAGCACCATCGTTTTGACCAGAAGCTGGGCCATTCGAAACAAATTCAACGGCTGGAACAATACCTGCCGCGATATTGGCAGCGTTGTCTGGAGACAGGTTGATACGGTAAATTTTACCGTCTTGATTTCGCGATACGTAGTAGTAGCCATTGACATCAAAATAGCCAGCACCGAACGTACCTAACTCGCCGGTGTCGCCGATGTAGGTCTCGGCACCAGTTGTAGGGTTGAAGCTGTATAAGCCACCAGAGTTATTATCGATACCATATAGAGAGCCATCGCTTGGGTGGAAAGCGAAATCAGTTAATTTCACTGTTGCTGGGCTGCCTGCGATTTTGTTAACGGTAACTGTCGCATTTGGATCAGAATCTAAAGGTGATAGATCAACCGTGAAGAGCCCTTTACCTGTGCGGTACAGGTAGTAAACATGATCGTAAACGTCACCCACATAGAAGGTATGGTCTGTTGGCAGTCCACTGGTGTTGATGACTTCTGCTTGGAAATCCTTGCCTAGGCGCACCAAACGTTTGTTGGTGGTGTCATAACCGTATATGTATCTGTCTTCGAAATCAAAACCGACACCGTTAATGTTAGCGTTCATCCCCGTGTCGTCTTCGAGAAGGGTCGTTGAACCAGTCACTAGATTAACGCCCCAAACTTGCACAGGGGTGGATTGAAAAAGGTATGCCTTACTCGGGCAAGTATCGAATGGCGCTGCGTTGGCGACTAGGGGTGCACTTAATAGCAAACTTAACGTTGTAATTCTCATATCTACATCCTTGTGATGGAAGGTCTAGATACTTGATCAAGTAATGTGCCATTTTTAAGTTGTTGATTTTAATGCTTTTTATTTTTGATAATTCAAGTTTTTGTTGTTTTCTCAAAATGAGAATTCAAATGAAACTAATCTCTTAATAACTATTTCAATTTGATAACCTTGAGTAGAAGCTAAACTTCAGACATAAAAAAGCCCTGACTTATCGTCAAGGCTTAGGCTCTCGATAGGGGGATATGGTTTAGTCTATCCACACACCGAACAATTAGGCATCTTCATTAAATTCATTTCACGCCAGCTATGAGACATGGCGTCGAGAATCAAAAGCTTACCTTGTTTTGGCTGTCCAAACTTAGCGATAACTTTGATCGCTTCCAATGCTTGAGCTGCGCCCACCATGCCAACAACAGGCGCCATCACACCAGCTTCAACACAGCTTAGTGCTGCGTTGCCGAACAGAGCGCTCAAACACTGGTAGCAAGGTGCATTGTCATCTTGATAAGTGAATACGCTAATCTGACCTTCCATGCGAATTGCAGCACCAGAAACTAAAGGCGTTTTAGATGCGTAACATAAGCGGTTCAATTGATTGCGCGTTTCAACGTTGTCGCTGGCATCAAGTACTAACGAATGCGCTTCAATGAGCTTTGCTAGTGCCTCGTCATCAAGTCTGTAGTCGACCGTTTCAACTCTAAGGTGTGGGTTTAACACCTGTAATGATTCAGCGGCTGAAACGACTTTCTTCTTACCAATATCAGCATCGGTGTGAAGCACTTGTCGTTGCAAGTTTGAAAGCTCAACAATATCATCGTCGATCAATGTCAGCTTACCAATGCCTGCAGTCGCAAGGTATTGAGCAGAGGCGCAGCCTAAGCCACCTGCACCTAACACCAAAATCGAGCTCTGTTTCAGCGCTTCTTGACCCTCAAAATCAAACTGCTTGAGAATGATCTGGCGGTTATAGCGAAGCATTTCCGCATCAGACAAAATTTCCATCAGCAAGCCTCGTTAGTAAAGCGTCGAGTTAAACAGTTGAATCTGAACCGTTTCACCAACTTCAACACGACCACGTTCGCGCTCTAGTACCACAAAGCAGTTTGCTAAGCTCATTGAGCGGAAAGCACCGGAGCTTTGGTTACCTGTTGTTTCTACGACAAATTGACCGTTTTCAATCGAGTAGATACCACGTTGGTAATCAGTACGGCCAGGGCCTTTTTTGAATGCAGACTTAGTCGTTGCAGGAATAGATTCTGGCGCTGTCCACGCAGTGTGACCGGCAAGTTTAGCCAGCATAGGTTGAACTAACACGTACATCGTCATCATTGCAGACACTGGGTTACCCGGAAGGCCACAGAACCAAGCGTTGTCTAGCTCACCGAATGCGAACGGTTTACCCGGTTTGATTGCTAGTTTCCAAAAGCCGATTTCGCCAAGCTCTTCGAGAATGTCTTTGGTGTAATCCGCTTCGCCGACACTTACGCCACCAGAAGTGACAACTACGTCTGCCAATTCTTGCGCTTTTACAAAGGTTTCTTTAAGTGTTGTAGGGCAATCAGGGATAATACCTAGGTCGATTGCTTCGCAACCAAACGCTTCAATCAGTGGTTTGATACCGTAGCGGTTGCTGTCGTAGATCTGACCGTCTTCAAGAGGCTGACCTAGCGGTTTTAGCTCATCGCCAGTAGAGAAGAACGCGACTTTAGGCTTGTGTGCAACAATCACATGGCTCACACCAAGTGAAGCGATCATTGGAATGTCACGAGGCGTTAAACGTTCACCGCGGCTAAGAACGATATCGCCTTGCTTAATGTCGTCACCCGTAGGGCGAATGTTATTATTCAGTTTGATGTCGTCTTGTTGAATCTCAATGCCTGCATCGGTTTCACGAGTATTTTCTTGCATGATGACTGCATCACAACCTTCCGGGATTTTAGCGCCAGTCATAATGCGAATACAGGTGTTTGCTGGCCATTCGCCTTCAAACGGCTGACCCGCAAAAGACTTACCCGCCAATGGCAGCACTTTACCGTTCTCTAGGTCAGCTAAACGCAGCGCGTAACCGTCCATTGCTGAGTTATCAAAAGGAGGTACAAAAATAGGGGAGAGTATGTCTTCAGCAAGAACGTAGCCCAATGCATCTGCCAATGGCAGAGTTAGAGTCGTTTGAATAGGTTTGATTGGTGACAGCAGCTTATCTAGTGCTTCTTCAATTGGCATTAAGCCCGGAGCGTCGCAACAGCCCATAATTGAAATCCTTTGATCGTTATTGTTTTGATTTTGTGGTTGGCAATGGTGGTTCAATAATGATTAAAACACGCTTTTCGTCAACGAAATTGAAGCCACTTTAGCACAGTTTAGCCCCCGTAAATAATGACCTCCCTTAAAATATGGGTGTATTTATTTAAAATTCCGAGTATCCTTGTCTGCCATCCAGAAGGGGTAACAAAAGAGGAAGTTCAATGTCAGGTCTTAGCGAATCAGCGAAGTTGGTTAAAGATGCGCTAGCAAGCCGCGGTTTAGAGACGCCAATGAGTCCTAACCAGGTTAGCCGAGAAGAGAAAAAGGAACGAATCGAACACCATATGCGTGAGATTCTCACTCTACTCGAACTTGATCTTACGGATGATAGTCTGGAAGAAACACCACACCGCATTGCCAAAATGTATGTGGATGAGATTTTCTCTGGTTTAGATTATGCAAATTTCCCTAAAATTACCGTAATTGAAAACAAGATGGGCGTTCGTGAGATGGTACGTGTAAAAGACATTACCGTGACCAGTACTTGTGAGCACCACTTGGTGACGATTGATGGTAAGACAGCTGTCGCTTACATCCCTCGTGGTAAAATCATTGGTCTGTCTAAGATCAACCGTATCGTGCGCTTCTTTGCACAGCGTCCACAAGTTCAAGAGCGTATGACTCAACAGATCCTTGTCGCTTTGCAAACTTTACTTGAAACAGAAGATGTTGCTGTAACCATGGATGCGGTTCACTACTGCGTTAAATCGCGCGGCGTGATGGACGCAACCAGCGAAACCACCACCACAGCACTGGGCGGTATCTTCAAATCTAACCCAGCGACACGTCACGAGTTCTTACACGGTCTGCGTTAATCGCCTGTGATGTGATAAGCACGATTTAGCCTCAGTAAATCGGTAAACAAGATTCTAAGCCTCGCTCTCAGCGGGGCTTTTTTGTACTTGTAATATGAGTTTTCAGGAGCGTGGATAGGAGATCCCCGACTCAGTCGTTCCTCCTTCTCGGGGATGACGGAGAAGATCGGTTTGCTCATAAGAGAAAATACGAGGGTGGAGGTTCAGTTTGTATTCTATTGTCAGCCTTTTAGAAGCACGCGCTGCCGATCTTGCAGAGTGAGCGACTTAGTCATATTCGTCATTCCCTAAAGCGAGGGACGTATATGGACTCCCCTAGTATTGCAAGGAAACGAGTAAAGGTATGCAAGTGCACGTATATTCGGTTTCTTTATGGGGAGCTACCCCGAACCTCTATGGCTTAATCCACTCAGCAAAAGTTCTTATCGAGCGTGTGGTGTATTATCACCTTCGTCCCTCTCAGAGTTTCTTTTGCTTGCTATGCTTACTCTTTACCATAATTTACTTGCTTACATGGGGGGATTGATGTCTCCCTTAAACTTATAAAATCAACTGTTAAGCGATTAACGTCTCATTATAAGATTGATTGCTTTTCAGCATGGCACAAGCCATTCTGATCGTTTTGTTCGCAAGGGCGACAACCACTTGGTTAAACGACTTTCTTTCTAATAAGTTTCGTATCCAGCAACTTAAGCGATCTTCTTTATCTCGGATATTCGCTACCACCGCTCTTGCTCCATGAACGACAAGAGAGCGTAAGGTTTTATCACCTGATTTACTTATTCCGTGGTTTTTGTTCTTACCACCACTGCCAGTATGAGCCGGAACTAAACCTAAGCTCGCACTAGCTCCTCGACCATTTCTATAGGCCGAAGCGTCACCCAGACGGGAAAAAATGGCACTTGCAATCACCCAACGTACACCTCGTAAAGTGATTAATAACTGGCAAGCGGGTATTTGCTTTGCAAAGTCTATAAGTTGCGATTCAACTCTCTCGATAGGCTCATCAAGATTTAGTAGCTGAGCATGTAATTCTCGGAGAACGAATCGAGTTGTCGGTGTTAATTCATTCTCCATATCTTCGATAACGAAAGGGAGTAGTTCTCGCAGTTTATTGGCTCCTTGTGGGAAGGTAATGCCACATTCCGCTGCATAGCCACGGATACGTAGACTTACTGCCGTGCGTTGTTTTATATAGCTTTGTCTTAAACTCAGCAGCATTGCGATATCTTGCTGCTCCGGTGTTTTTACAGGTACAGCATGAATATCGGAGCGTAAGGAAGCTTCGTAAATCGCGATAGCATCATTAGCATCGTTCTTATTACCACTGCGATACGGCTTCACTTTTTGGGGAGGTATCATTTTGACGGTATGACCACGGCTTTGAAACGTTCGTCCCCAATAATGAGATGCTGCACAGGCCTCTATGCAAATGGTTGCGTCAGAGTGTTGGCTGATGACCGTTAGCATTTTCTTTTTAGACATAGCTTGGTTCAACTTACGCTTGCCATGGCGGTTAAATACCGCGACTTGAAAGACGGATTTGGCTAAATCAATCGAGATTGTGTTAAATTTATTCATGGTATGGGCTCCTGTTTTTGGTTCGCACCTGTAACTTTAGCTGACGCTGTCAGTTGAGGTGGGGAGTCCATACCATTGAGTGTAGTAGGGAATCTGATGTCCAGGAGGAATTGTGGAAACGGTGGTGGGAAAGAGATGCGCTCTACACAGTGCAAAGCGCAAATTTGATTCTAGCTGGTGGAGTGTTTACGACAGGTTAAACA from Vibrio chagasii includes the following:
- a CDS encoding TadE/TadG family type IV pilus assembly protein; this encodes MRSIKRNKGVAGILFVGLLPMMVIFMAFSMQMSQQMLAHTRLLEAAEVASLALIASPREDEENNVKYARYLVDRYVVDNTDDVDVAVYTSICEYKDGCVQASGELAPFSDFVVRATAKYTSWIAYEDVNLKPEFSVSGRAVTRKYLPQPVDVYFIGDFSGSMGNPWKNGKMKLDVVKETIKRVVDDIEEFNSEEKSRVALLGYNPLHVKQSDEIVRLNAYGYRASWRKKHAYDYARNSPATTVRRMFDEPTLYNEIIEPSHGMSRYEVERLYKRNNDFDDYFKFYDIPLTEDYDNFRAQLMSAQLKAGGGTSSWNGIIAAAQEANKATNLNPEQVFIVLSDGSDSDETYLQKLVDRGLCKKLRSTISAKRNRFQSNAPTEAEKTKVTMGVIGINYRVQASDGFGDCFGKKNIYHAKDGEDVYKYILNLINEETGKLKD
- a CDS encoding sulfurtransferase, which produces MNQPLISPEQLQQRLLEQDNIIILDASIEFQIPSESEKIKGKMIPGAIRFDYDKDFSNKHTLLPHMFPSEKHFNTRAREIGINQDSTIVVYDNSGTFASPRAWWMFMAMGHQDVYILDGGLPAWIDAGYATDTSYRAEVTLGNFEGNIQDNYFVDAKQVLSYSENKSANILDARSQARFDSEVPEPRAGLRSGHIPNSVCLPFAQVLNNGKLKPQSELVEIFSTLDLAPTQPMFFSCGSGVTACIILLAAKLAGYSDEMGIYDGSWTEWGANESLPIAVTKQ
- a CDS encoding putative bifunctional diguanylate cyclase/phosphodiesterase, giving the protein MALFKKNIWSLYALVVLLTLILFTVLGVTKWQANREDFIEQQHIQVELFSSSVSSLLTSQEALLEVVGHQLAQQSDFTRTAAIQIRPILDKLLETHPAIAAFGLLNTQGDYLSVSSNLKLADQDNLLELPQTRDSFLEALSSDRMVLGRTYFQKSLDTLVIPLRKSISVDGNSIDAVMTAGLRLDSTIVFENNAHAGSYNTLTLLRQDKYRQFFSSDIESLDAYLKPVDSDLLQRVSVNFSEQVSATVQEAKTGKETYSFVVSDNKFHSLLSAKYLPDYKLWVVGRTDLAHVDTVFIEEFGILFIIFILIQCGFYILVKSIAKNEQRTRSQLIYQANHDPLTTLPNRLYMRKNIDKWVASESEQFSLLFIDIDNFKCVNDTHGHDFGDKVLKQIALRLMRFRSRLSLLVRESSDEFLFLTPITSESEIKRLAERIIEVLSQPYEVQNSQFLLGCSIGIARFPEHGKDLDSLLRSADISMYKAKQQQNSYSIFTTAMQDAHLYKMKVEQRLRIAIEKQTLFMAFQPLVRTDESIDGVEALVRWVDDELGFVPPDVFIPVAESTGLMHKLGTFIIESSIMQIAHLHRTTEQEIGLSINISVRQFSHKSFSEHLLATLEKYQFSPSCLTLEITESLFIEDVTLVKPIFEGLKQNHIKISLDDFGTGYSSLSMLKALPIDELKIDKSFIENIAVDQQSLTMVQNIIAIGKNFGMVVLAEGVESSEHFAILKACGCDLMQGYYFSRPIPYEELCEYLTPSESIQDQPEPMV
- a CDS encoding OmpA family protein, yielding MRYIVIISMMLLSPVGYANCLGNVDEYITSTKLVSSHFVTTQVTGRLLERDEIPQNELLNKESEVIQIAAQDDVCFYDKATQSLVLNYPINVYKLDESHKQVLEQYLSLVDDKSKIFIEGHADSLGSESYNKALSSRRAGQVTSYLKEDLRQGTRIVEYAYGESAPICKVADNKATGCNRRVVITVKS